The region TACAGAGATTTTTCATGGTTCTTTTCGGTTGaaatcatggaaaaaaaaaatatgaggaaAGAATAAAGCAAAACCACCCTTATCACAACCTCTTGAAACCCAAGAGTACTTATTATACAAAAAACACCATGCCTTGTACAGATACTACTTAGTATGTAAGTATGCATATTATCTATGTGGCTCAACTACATATTATCTATGTTGCTCAACTTCCCAAATGCTGAAGCACCCATGTTATATCCTTCAAAAATATATTACTCCGACATATATTACTTTCTAAGGATCTAACATGCATTAGTAGGCATTTAAAAGAGTTAAAGCAACATAGTATATTACTTTTGAACCAAAGAACCTCACACAACTTGAATTTCCTTGACATCTTTCTTAGGCCTCTCAGTCTTAGGAATAGTGAGTGTCAAAACACCATCTTTCATCTCAGCCTTAATCTCATCAGCCTTGGCATCTTCAGGCAGAAAAATGCTGTTGTTATAGTACCCATAGCTTTTTGATGACCAGAACTCATCATCTGacccttcttctttctcttccttgtgTTCGCCTTTTATTGTAAGCATTCCGTCCTCCACCGTTATCTTCACGTCCTCCTTGCCTAGCCCTGGCACGTCGTACCGGATTTTGTAGCTCTTTTCATCCTCCTTATACCTTCCCATTAGTTGGGAGGGGTTCAAATTCAGGCTGTCGAATATCCTGTTGATATTCTCCGTGGCTTGCAACAACGCATTTCCAAGTCCCGATGGTAAATTTTCTGTCCCAACATCAAACAAATTTAGAATTTAGAGTCGGCAAATACACAGGGAGCTAGTACTATgcacgtgtgtgtatatatgtataatttttacATCACAAGTTATAAATTGAATGGAAGCTGCTAAGAAAACTAGATCGTTcgatacccaaaaaaaaaacgctTGAAACATAATTAAGGAAATAAGACTTGTTATCTagaaaaatgatcacaaaattCAATCTACAATTGAGACATACCAAAAAGAGCAGGTGCAAAGTCAGAGTCATTGCGTCTCCAAAGACTACCACGTCGGCGTCTCCTCGGAAACAACTTTGATTTCTTGCCACCTTCAGTGACAGCCACTTCTTGCTTATCCGATTTTCCTTTGTCACCACCAACTTCTGTCTCTGTAGAAAAACGTCGTACAAATTCAGAACACCATCTCTGTTTCTCtacatttttattattattaagacTCCTCACACTAACACTTGGATTCAGCAAAGAGAAGGAGGAGCATGATCCCAATTTTTGTTGTAAATTTTTCAAAGCTAAACGGGCCAAAGCCATTATAGTTGGTAATTAATTGTTGCAGGTTATGGATAATGGATGTATGCAAATGAGAACTGTATTGATTAGATTGCTGGCTACTCTTGTTGGGCTCCAAGAGACTGAGAAGACAATATTTAAATAGGCGGTGAAAGATAAATCTAATACCTTCTAGCAGGACCTTGATGTGTCGTCAAAAGAAGTGCTTCCGTtctcatttaatttttttattttgattcaaaataatatttacTTACATAATCAAAAGTATAATTAacattattttattcaatttgcCTTTATTAGTACTAATGTAAATGATCAAATTCAAATATAACAGATTAATAATAAGATGctaattttaattaaatcatttttttctaaaaattaatattttttaaagtgGTGTGTTAAAGATTAAATGGACATTTATTTCAAACCGGAAGGAATATAGTAAAAAAGCTTTGAGAAGTTTCTTGCTACGTCTTCCAAGAATGTGCCGCTTGTTAGTGCACGAGAGTGTTCTAGAGACTCCACTTTCCTATCCCATATCTTTTGCCACTACTTTGCGACTTTTGGCCCCACATTCACTTAAGATTACTAAATTTTAATGGGTTAATTATACATACAAAAATTCATGCtaaattatgtatattttataattgcgaaaagggtcaaaaatactccATGGAAAAAAAGCTTTATCCACGacttttttcaaatatacccctatggaaattatcccccaaaataactttgaaatcattttttaaacccgacTTCCACGAGATAATAACCAATAAGATtttcccccaattccctcaaacttcattCACTTAATAAGATTACTAAATTTTAATAGGTTTATTATACATAGAAAATTCATCCTAAgttatgtatattttataattttcatACTTAAACTATAAAGTagtgctattctcatcaatttATCTCCCtatgttttatatttaaaattttatggaaTGCTATGTAATACACCATGTTAAATGAGTAAAAATTTTGTGTTCCACAAATACGATATTTACTGCTTGTCAAGAATATTATTGCAGACGTTATCATAAGTGAAAACCTCGGTAACAATTATGAGATTTTAAAGCATTCATTCAACTATAATATGTAAAGGACCAAAAAACTTAATATTGTGAATAATGTCAACAATGAGTCTAACAAGGGCAATATCGTGTTAGTAGGATTTGTGAAAGGACCGCGCCTCAAGAGGTGTTATGTAGATAATCTATCCTAATACAAGtattaaaagttattttcatgGCTCGAACCTATGACCTATCTTAAACAACCATCTtgataaaaaatagaaatggCCTGTTattaatttgataaatattaaCAAGATTTTAGCTCCTCTAAATTGGACCATCTCAACAAGACTGGGGGCCTCAGGCCAAACTTCATAGATAAcccttattttttgttttttcaaaataGGAAAGAttgtcatatatatttttatgagatatttttatttaaagtatGCTTTTCTAGCTGTTTTAGATGCGAACTCATTAATCACTATTTTATAATCTATTCATtctaacaattctttttccaattGATAATATAGCTAATTCATTCAATCTCTCTTGAGACATTGTTGATCTTATATAAGATTTAATCagttttaattttgaaaaaaaaaattctctttttctctctttttgcaTAACCGATTCATATTTTCTAGTTGacatatttaaattgaataaattctaataataactgaaacaaaaatatatacttatggaataaaaatatcaacaatGAAATTTTTTCAATGAAATATAAGATAAAATTAGAACATTAAAACCTGATTCAAGAATTTAATAAGTTGATATAATGATATCGAAATAGTGTTGCGTTGTTTCAATATAATGATTGCTTGTTGCAATGCTTGATAATTTGAAGAAGACACCAAAACGTAAGTCTTAATCTTTTGTAAGTACTATGTTTTGCAGCAGAATGTTTAATTGTGTATGAGACTTGagaattttcaataatttaataataataagagtacaagaataataaaaagaagaagaaaaaaaagtaaatatggGCAATAGAATAGTTACCAAATAAATAAGGATACTACAAATCTACAATTACCTATAAAAGCTTTTTCATTCCCCCAATTATGCCAACCGTACCCACTCAaccataaaaaggaaaaaagttacTATTGTACTTCTCCCAAAAATAATCTCAATTAATGAAGGCCCCATTCCCCCATAAAAAGAATAAGATATTATTGTacttttcctcaaatatatcTCTTGAAACTTCAAAGTTACTAACATAGgagtacaattttttttcaaatatttaatattaaatatatatataggatcttaaaaaaaaaaatgggtggGGTGCTAGGCCATTGCCTTACCTGCCTTAACTATGAGCCGACCCTGCCTCTAAATACATCTCATAAGTATATTGGTAACTAGTACAACAAACTGGTCTTTGATAGATCAAAATTTCATTCATCACATCCTCTTGCAGAGTATGTCTTCCATTTAAAGGCGGATTCATAATTTGAAGATGACGATTGATGGGGACACCACTATTTTTCACATAATCATCGAACCAGAAATTGATTCGAAAATATTTAAGAGGCACTAAGGGCCTATTTGGAAAGCCAcatggtaattggaattggtgtaattactagggtagtaattataCTCTCCAATTACACGGTAGTGTAATTATAACgatctgtttgtttgtcatataataattaaaaaataaattacaacccCCTTtatttggttgcacaagt is a window of Lycium ferocissimum isolate CSIRO_LF1 chromosome 12, AGI_CSIRO_Lferr_CH_V1, whole genome shotgun sequence DNA encoding:
- the LOC132040459 gene encoding 26.5 kDa heat shock protein, mitochondrial; translated protein: MALARLALKNLQQKLGSCSSFSLLNPSVSVRSLNNNKNVEKQRWCSEFVRRFSTETEVGGDKGKSDKQEVAVTEGGKKSKLFPRRRRRGSLWRRNDSDFAPALFENLPSGLGNALLQATENINRIFDSLNLNPSQLMGRYKEDEKSYKIRYDVPGLGKEDVKITVEDGMLTIKGEHKEEKEEGSDDEFWSSKSYGYYNNSIFLPEDAKADEIKAEMKDGVLTLTIPKTERPKKDVKEIQVV